One window of the Oceanicaulis sp. genome contains the following:
- a CDS encoding helix-turn-helix transcriptional regulator has protein sequence MTNEIDHHVGKRIRRRRRLLGLTQQQLAEAVGIRFQQVQKYESGANRVSASRLFEIAEALDVPVQYFYEGLQGTGEPVVPQSEQIAADILSQKETLDLVRAYYKLNERPRRRLLELARALDPAPRDDDAA, from the coding sequence ATGACGAATGAAATTGATCATCACGTGGGAAAGCGGATCCGCCGGCGGCGGCGCTTGCTGGGCCTCACCCAGCAGCAGCTGGCTGAAGCCGTCGGCATTCGTTTCCAACAAGTTCAGAAGTATGAAAGCGGCGCGAACAGGGTGAGCGCCAGCCGCCTGTTCGAGATCGCCGAGGCGCTCGACGTGCCGGTGCAATATTTCTACGAGGGTCTTCAGGGCACCGGCGAGCCGGTCGTCCCTCAAAGCGAGCAGATCGCTGCGGACATTCTTTCGCAGAAAGAAACGCTCGACCTGGTACGCGCCTATTACAAGCTCAACGAACGGCCGCGCCGCCGCCTGCTCGAGCTTGCGCGCGCGCTCGACCCTGCGCCGCGTGACGACGACGCGGCGTGA
- the hisN gene encoding histidinol-phosphatase: MTPDARTHTDDEADLTFARRLADAARPIALAHFRSASTAVDAKPGADFDPVTEADRGVEAALRDLIARERPGDAVLGEEAGATAGRSGRTWVLDPIDGTRAFIAGLPTWTVLIALSDQGGPRLSVIDQPFTGERFTGLTAGGAWLETGEGRRKLATRGCTALSGAIISTTDPYLFTGAEADAFETIRKRSKLARYGLDAYAYAALAMGGVDLVVESGLKSWDVAALMPVVHGAGGVVTGWRGEPCHEGGRVVAAATEALHAEALEILAAV, from the coding sequence GTGACGCCGGACGCTCGTACGCACACTGACGATGAAGCCGATCTGACGTTCGCGCGGCGTCTCGCCGACGCCGCGCGGCCGATCGCGCTCGCGCACTTCCGATCCGCATCGACCGCCGTCGACGCCAAGCCCGGCGCGGATTTCGATCCCGTGACCGAGGCTGATCGCGGCGTCGAAGCGGCGCTGAGAGACCTCATCGCGCGGGAGCGTCCCGGCGACGCCGTACTCGGCGAGGAGGCCGGCGCCACCGCCGGGCGGTCGGGCCGGACCTGGGTGCTCGACCCGATCGACGGCACGCGCGCCTTCATCGCCGGCCTTCCCACCTGGACCGTGCTCATCGCCCTCAGCGACCAGGGCGGCCCGCGCCTGTCGGTGATCGACCAGCCCTTCACCGGCGAGCGCTTCACCGGGTTGACCGCAGGCGGCGCCTGGCTTGAGACCGGCGAAGGCCGCCGCAAGCTGGCGACGCGCGGATGCACTGCGCTTTCGGGCGCGATCATCAGCACGACCGACCCGTATCTTTTCACCGGCGCCGAGGCGGATGCGTTCGAGACGATCCGCAAGCGGAGCAAGCTCGCCCGCTACGGGCTCGACGCCTACGCTTACGCCGCTTTGGCGATGGGCGGGGTCGATCTGGTGGTCGAAAGCGGGCTCAAATCCTGGGACGTCGCCGCGCTCATGCCGGTGGTCCACGGCGCGGGCGGCGTGGTCACAGGCTGGCGGGGCGAGCCGTGCCATGAGGGCGGACGGGTCGTCGCGGCGGCGACCGAAGCGCTGCACGCTGAAGCGCTGGAAATCCTCGCGGCGGTCTAG
- a CDS encoding methyltransferase: MIRRFALTAALLALAACSGETASEDTDRETEEAQSEADGAQAGLAVAPPQTLEEAVAGAWRSEAARARDGWRNPAETIEFCGVDPAGTVVEIWPGGGWYTDIIAPWIETRGGTYVAAWPPVDPANERAAAFQSRFLERFETDLYGAATLIEFGPETGPMMNEQPADAILTFRNVHNWMAAGFAEKAFADFYAALKPGGVLCVVEHRLPSSRVQDPRAASGYVQQDYVVALAEEAGFEFGASSEINANPADTADHPFGVWTLPPVSRTSDFGAPADPDFDRAPYDAIGESDRMTLRFIKPESAEAAPGAESVIEEDGEDR; the protein is encoded by the coding sequence ATGATCCGCCGTTTCGCCCTCACAGCCGCCCTCCTCGCCCTCGCCGCCTGTTCGGGCGAAACCGCCTCTGAAGACACTGATCGCGAGACCGAAGAAGCGCAAAGCGAGGCCGACGGCGCGCAGGCCGGGCTCGCCGTCGCCCCGCCCCAGACGCTCGAAGAGGCCGTCGCCGGCGCCTGGCGCAGCGAAGCCGCCCGGGCTCGGGACGGCTGGCGCAATCCGGCCGAAACGATCGAGTTCTGCGGCGTGGATCCGGCCGGGACGGTGGTCGAGATCTGGCCCGGCGGCGGCTGGTACACCGACATCATCGCGCCCTGGATCGAGACCCGCGGCGGGACCTATGTGGCCGCCTGGCCGCCCGTCGATCCGGCCAATGAACGCGCCGCCGCGTTTCAGAGCCGCTTCCTGGAGCGCTTCGAGACCGATCTTTATGGCGCGGCGACCCTGATCGAATTCGGCCCCGAGACCGGGCCGATGATGAACGAGCAGCCCGCCGACGCGATCCTCACCTTCCGCAATGTGCACAACTGGATGGCCGCCGGCTTTGCGGAGAAGGCCTTCGCCGATTTCTACGCCGCGCTGAAGCCAGGCGGCGTGCTGTGCGTTGTCGAACACCGCCTGCCGTCGAGCCGGGTGCAGGACCCGCGCGCAGCCTCGGGCTATGTCCAGCAGGACTATGTCGTCGCCCTCGCCGAAGAGGCCGGGTTCGAATTCGGCGCGAGTTCTGAAATCAACGCCAACCCGGCCGACACCGCCGACCACCCCTTCGGCGTGTGGACGCTGCCGCCGGTCAGCCGGACGTCCGATTTCGGCGCGCCGGCCGATCCCGATTTCGATCGCGCGCCCTATGACGCGATCGGCGAAAGCGACCGGATGACCCTGCGCTTCATCAAACCTGAAAGCGCCGAGGCCGCGCCGGGCGCGGAAAGCGTGATCGAAGAAGACGGCGAAGACCGATGA
- a CDS encoding Hsp20 family protein has protein sequence MRTIDFTPLYRTIVGFDRLADMIDTAAKQEPGAGYPPYNIEQLGEHEYRIELAVAGFSEDDLDIQVQENVLTVSGKRAAADEAEQRSFLHRGIAERSFERRFHLADNVHVRDAALENGLLSIRLEREIPEAKKPRQIAINGKSGAKLIETGKADAA, from the coding sequence ATGCGTACCATCGACTTCACGCCGCTTTACCGCACCATTGTCGGCTTCGACCGGCTCGCGGACATGATCGACACCGCGGCCAAGCAAGAGCCCGGCGCGGGCTATCCCCCCTACAATATCGAGCAGCTCGGCGAGCACGAATACCGCATCGAACTGGCGGTCGCGGGCTTCTCCGAGGACGATCTGGACATCCAGGTCCAGGAGAACGTGCTGACCGTTTCGGGCAAGCGCGCGGCGGCCGACGAGGCCGAGCAGCGCAGCTTCCTGCATCGCGGCATTGCAGAGCGCTCCTTCGAGCGCCGCTTCCACCTCGCCGACAACGTGCATGTGCGCGACGCGGCGCTGGAGAACGGCCTTCTGTCCATCCGTCTCGAGCGGGAAATCCCCGAGGCGAAGAAGCCGCGCCAGATCGCCATCAACGGCAAGTCCGGCGCAAAGCTGATCGAGACCGGCAAGGCCGACGCGGCCTGA
- a CDS encoding NAD(+) synthase, giving the protein MAEFHNLYRHGMARAAVFAPEVALAEPDVNAEIVLELAGRADAEGAAFALFPELTLTGYSVDDLHQQGALIAATEKAVRRIVEASADLAPVIVFGAALRHGDQLFNCAILAHRGAILGVVPKSFLPNYREFYEKRWFSDASGVVSDTIEIDGMAAPFGTDLVFEAKDVAGLVLHVEICEDFWAPIPPSLHGALAGATVMLNLSASNATIGKARERAALCDAQSRRTMGAYVFAAAGPGESTTDLAWDGQILVYEQGACLASGERFKNGHAEVYADIDLERIRADRLRLSTWRDAIAREADRVKAFRRIGFELNPPRDRALGLRRPLDRFPFVPNDSERLDEDCYEAWNIQVQGLVQRLKMTKMTRVVIGVSGGLDSTQALIVCARAFDRLGMDRSGILAVTLPGFATSDKTRDNAIALIKGLGAEHLEIDIRPAAERMLEDLGHPYAEGEKRYDTTFENVQAGLRTDYLFRLANQENGLVVGTGDLSELALGWCTYGVGDQMAHYNVNSGVAKTLIQHLIAWTARRGAYGADVSRLLEAILDTEISPELVPAEDETDIQSTESVIGPYALQDFTLHYAARFGFGPAKIAFLQHEAWGDVTRGTWPPHVSESDRRDYSMAEIVRWLDVFAARFYGFSQFKRSAMPNGPKLTSAGALSPRGDWRMPSDSPATVWRNEIAAMKAELGLK; this is encoded by the coding sequence ATGGCCGAATTTCACAATCTGTACCGCCACGGCATGGCGCGCGCGGCCGTGTTCGCGCCCGAAGTCGCTCTGGCCGAACCCGACGTCAACGCTGAAATCGTGCTCGAACTCGCCGGGCGCGCCGACGCCGAAGGCGCAGCCTTCGCGCTTTTTCCCGAGCTGACGCTGACCGGATACTCCGTGGACGACTTGCATCAGCAGGGCGCGCTGATCGCAGCGACCGAGAAAGCCGTCCGCCGCATCGTCGAGGCGAGCGCAGACCTCGCGCCCGTGATCGTTTTCGGCGCGGCGCTGCGGCATGGCGACCAGCTCTTCAACTGCGCGATCCTGGCCCATCGCGGAGCGATCCTGGGCGTCGTGCCGAAAAGCTTCCTGCCCAATTACCGCGAATTCTACGAAAAGCGCTGGTTCTCCGACGCCTCGGGCGTCGTCTCGGACACCATCGAGATCGACGGCATGGCAGCGCCGTTCGGGACCGATCTGGTCTTCGAGGCGAAAGACGTCGCCGGGCTCGTCCTGCATGTCGAGATCTGCGAGGATTTCTGGGCGCCGATCCCGCCCAGCCTTCACGGCGCGCTGGCCGGCGCGACGGTGATGCTCAATCTGTCCGCGTCGAACGCGACCATCGGCAAGGCGCGCGAACGCGCCGCCCTGTGCGATGCGCAATCGCGGCGCACCATGGGCGCCTATGTCTTCGCTGCCGCCGGGCCGGGGGAAAGCACGACCGATCTCGCCTGGGACGGCCAGATCCTGGTCTATGAGCAGGGCGCGTGCCTGGCCAGCGGCGAGCGTTTCAAGAACGGCCACGCGGAAGTTTACGCCGACATCGATCTCGAACGCATTCGCGCGGACCGGCTGCGGCTGTCGACCTGGCGGGATGCGATCGCGCGCGAGGCGGACCGGGTGAAGGCCTTCCGCCGGATCGGCTTTGAACTGAACCCGCCGCGCGATCGCGCGCTGGGGCTCCGCCGGCCGCTCGATCGCTTCCCCTTCGTGCCCAACGATTCAGAGCGGCTGGACGAGGATTGCTACGAGGCCTGGAACATCCAGGTGCAGGGCCTGGTCCAGCGCCTGAAGATGACGAAGATGACCCGCGTGGTGATCGGGGTTTCGGGCGGGCTGGATTCCACCCAGGCGCTGATCGTCTGCGCCCGCGCCTTCGACCGGCTAGGGATGGACCGTTCGGGCATCCTGGCGGTGACCCTGCCCGGCTTCGCCACCTCGGACAAAACCCGCGACAACGCCATCGCGCTCATCAAGGGGCTGGGCGCGGAACATCTCGAAATCGACATCCGCCCGGCCGCCGAGCGCATGCTCGAAGATCTCGGCCATCCGTATGCGGAGGGCGAGAAGCGCTACGACACGACGTTTGAGAACGTCCAGGCGGGCCTGAGGACCGATTACCTCTTCAGGCTGGCCAATCAGGAGAACGGGCTGGTCGTCGGCACCGGTGATCTGTCCGAGCTGGCGCTGGGCTGGTGCACCTACGGGGTGGGCGACCAGATGGCCCACTACAACGTCAATTCCGGCGTGGCCAAGACGCTGATCCAGCACCTGATCGCCTGGACGGCGCGGCGCGGCGCCTACGGTGCGGACGTCTCGCGGCTGCTCGAGGCGATCCTCGACACCGAGATCTCGCCCGAGCTCGTCCCCGCCGAAGACGAGACCGACATTCAGTCCACTGAGAGCGTGATCGGGCCCTATGCGCTGCAGGATTTCACCCTGCACTACGCCGCCCGCTTCGGCTTCGGTCCGGCCAAGATCGCCTTCCTGCAGCACGAAGCCTGGGGCGACGTCACCCGCGGAACCTGGCCGCCTCATGTCTCCGAGTCAGACCGCCGGGATTATTCCATGGCCGAGATCGTCCGCTGGCTCGACGTCTTCGCGGCGCGCTTTTACGGCTTCTCCCAGTTCAAGCGCTCGGCAATGCCCAACGGGCCGAAGCTCACCAGCGCCGGCGCGCTGAGCCCGCGGGGCGACTGGCGCATGCCGTCAGACAGCCCCGCGACCGTCTGGCGCAACGAGATCGCCGCGATGAAGGCCGAGCTGGGGCTGAAATAA
- a CDS encoding pentapeptide repeat-containing protein: MIGKPIEFKPMSQAEVDTACRKHDFLMSGRMGGARANFSYRILRGLDLSGRNLADADLSGAVLEGANLSGANLTRATLFAADLRRSNLAGAVLHRADMRGAVLRGADLTGADLSQADLREGAIAQVDREKGLAVITHEQRPGEASDAIFARANLSQTKMAGAVAQSADFSDAVLIGARLTRANLRNSRFPGANLEGADLQGADLTDADLRDTVLIGARMDMAKTHGADMTGALRDAPPAAIADPGGETAKALDRHARWCETGGAEGEPSTFNGKDLRGLKTLARRNLTALQARGAVLYGLDMEGAELQGAKLANADLRMACLRGADLRGADLDGARLNNADLREAKLGPLILPGDRLLAASLAAAILRYADLSGADLRHVKATGTDFSFARLHGVDVRRASFSGACFTGARLPVDFASTAEDLSGAVDVPAA, encoded by the coding sequence ATGATCGGCAAACCGATTGAATTCAAGCCGATGAGCCAGGCCGAGGTCGACACGGCCTGCCGCAAGCACGACTTCCTGATGTCGGGCCGGATGGGCGGCGCGCGCGCGAACTTTTCCTATCGGATCCTGCGCGGGCTCGACCTGTCAGGCCGCAATCTCGCAGACGCGGACCTGTCCGGCGCGGTTCTGGAGGGCGCGAACCTATCGGGCGCGAACCTCACCCGGGCGACGCTGTTCGCCGCCGATCTCAGGCGCAGCAACCTCGCCGGCGCGGTGCTGCATCGCGCCGACATGCGCGGCGCGGTCCTCAGAGGCGCGGACCTGACCGGCGCGGACCTGTCCCAGGCCGACCTCAGGGAAGGCGCGATCGCCCAGGTCGATCGGGAGAAGGGCCTCGCGGTCATCACCCATGAACAACGCCCCGGCGAGGCGTCAGACGCGATCTTCGCGCGCGCCAATCTCAGCCAGACCAAGATGGCCGGCGCCGTGGCGCAGTCCGCCGACTTCTCCGACGCGGTGCTGATCGGCGCCCGCCTGACGCGCGCCAATCTCAGGAACTCCCGCTTTCCCGGCGCCAATCTCGAAGGCGCGGACCTGCAGGGCGCGGACCTCACCGACGCGGATTTGCGCGACACCGTGCTGATCGGCGCGCGCATGGACATGGCGAAAACCCACGGCGCGGACATGACCGGCGCGCTGCGGGACGCCCCGCCCGCCGCGATCGCCGACCCCGGCGGGGAGACCGCGAAAGCCCTCGACCGTCATGCGCGCTGGTGCGAAACCGGCGGCGCGGAGGGCGAGCCCTCCACCTTCAACGGCAAGGACTTGCGGGGCCTGAAAACCCTCGCGCGCCGCAACCTCACCGCTCTTCAGGCGCGCGGCGCCGTGCTTTACGGGCTCGACATGGAGGGCGCGGAGCTTCAGGGCGCGAAGCTTGCGAACGCCGATCTTCGCATGGCGTGCCTGCGCGGGGCGGATCTGCGCGGGGCCGATCTCGACGGCGCGCGGCTGAACAACGCCGATCTCAGGGAAGCCAAGCTCGGCCCGCTCATCCTGCCCGGAGACCGTCTGCTCGCCGCATCGCTGGCCGCCGCCATCCTGCGCTACGCCGACCTGTCCGGCGCGGATCTGCGCCATGTGAAAGCGACGGGGACGGACTTCTCCTTCGCACGGCTTCACGGCGTGGACGTCAGGCGAGCCAGCTTCTCAGGCGCCTGCTTCACCGGCGCCCGTCTGCCGGTCGATTTCGCCTCCACCGCCGAGGACCTTTCCGGCGCGGTGGACGTTCCGGCTGCCTGA
- the ribD gene encoding bifunctional diaminohydroxyphosphoribosylaminopyrimidine deaminase/5-amino-6-(5-phosphoribosylamino)uracil reductase RibD — MSARPVTPDDFRYMDAALALAFAVLGSTAPNPAVGCVIVRGGRIVGTGETAPGGRPHAETIALDAAGDAARGASVYVTLEPCAHTGKTPPCAEALVRAEPAEVIVACRDPFEQVAGRGIEILKAAGITVIEGVREREACALNAGFFSRLETGRPLLAADPRPALFDAELSLAPGESEDEALARAGAAGLTRLRKP, encoded by the coding sequence ATGAGCGCGCGGCCGGTCACGCCGGACGATTTCAGATACATGGACGCGGCGCTGGCGCTGGCTTTCGCCGTCCTGGGCTCGACCGCGCCGAACCCGGCGGTGGGCTGCGTGATCGTCCGCGGCGGTCGGATCGTTGGGACCGGCGAGACCGCGCCTGGTGGCCGCCCTCACGCCGAAACCATCGCGCTCGACGCCGCCGGAGACGCGGCACGCGGCGCCAGCGTCTACGTCACGCTGGAGCCTTGCGCACACACCGGGAAGACCCCGCCCTGCGCCGAAGCGCTGGTGCGGGCCGAACCGGCCGAGGTGATCGTGGCTTGCCGCGATCCGTTCGAGCAGGTGGCCGGACGAGGGATCGAAATCCTGAAAGCGGCGGGGATCACCGTCATCGAGGGCGTAAGGGAGCGCGAGGCCTGCGCGCTGAACGCCGGGTTTTTCTCCCGGCTGGAAACCGGGCGGCCGCTGCTCGCCGCCGATCCCCGGCCCGCGCTCTTCGACGCCGAGCTGAGTCTTGCGCCTGGCGAGAGCGAAGACGAGGCGCTGGCCCGCGCCGGCGCGGCGGGGCTGACCCGGCTGCGCAAGCCTTGA
- the gpmA gene encoding 2,3-diphosphoglycerate-dependent phosphoglycerate mutase: MTRLVLTRHGQSQWNLENRFTGWVDVDLTEQGEAEARRGGELLKAEGFEPDFAFTSVLKRAIRTLWITLEGVDRVWIPVEKTWRLNERHYGALTGLNKDETASEHGADQVQIWRRSYDTPPPPLTLEDERHPRFDARYAALDPDALPATESLKLTLERVAPYFDDAIAPKLDSGADVIISAHGNSLRALLMRLFGVSPDDIMGFEMPTGNPLLIETTGTRPTAARYLDEDRAKPLPPCP, from the coding sequence ATGACCCGCCTGGTGCTCACCCGTCACGGCCAGAGTCAGTGGAATCTGGAGAACCGCTTCACCGGCTGGGTCGATGTCGACCTCACCGAGCAGGGCGAGGCCGAGGCCCGGCGCGGCGGCGAGCTTCTCAAGGCCGAGGGTTTCGAGCCGGACTTCGCGTTCACCTCGGTGCTCAAGCGCGCGATCCGCACGCTCTGGATCACGCTGGAAGGCGTGGACCGGGTCTGGATCCCGGTGGAGAAAACCTGGCGGCTGAACGAGCGCCATTACGGCGCGCTGACCGGGCTGAACAAGGACGAGACGGCGAGCGAGCACGGCGCGGACCAGGTGCAGATCTGGCGGCGCTCCTACGACACCCCGCCTCCGCCGCTGACGCTCGAGGACGAGCGCCATCCCCGCTTCGACGCGCGCTACGCCGCGCTCGACCCTGACGCCCTGCCGGCGACCGAGAGCCTGAAGCTGACGCTTGAACGCGTCGCGCCCTATTTCGACGACGCGATCGCGCCCAAGCTCGACAGCGGCGCGGACGTCATCATCTCAGCGCACGGCAACTCCCTGCGCGCGCTGCTGATGCGGCTCTTCGGCGTGTCGCCCGACGACATCATGGGCTTCGAGATGCCCACGGGTAATCCGCTGCTGATCGAGACGACCGGCACGAGACCGACCGCCGCGCGCTATCTCGACGAAGACCGCGCCAAGCCCCTGCCGCCCTGCCCATGA
- a CDS encoding KpsF/GutQ family sugar-phosphate isomerase, whose protein sequence is MDAFPALGDDARLTAAMTRTLELEIAGLEALKAGIGADALAAVRLIAGLKGRLVLAGVGKSGHVARKIAATFASTGTPAQYVHPSEASHGDLGMITPDDAVLALSNSGETRELGDLIAYCRRFGVPLLAMTSGAESTLARGADQVLLVPKAAEACGETRAPTTSTTMMLAFGDALAVALIEARGFTASDFARFHPGGALGSALARAEDLMHAGEDMPLVRTGTGMGAALIEMSGKGFGCVGVVGEDGTLAGMITDGDLRRRMAPDLVETAVEHVMTAGPATITPDTLASDALRRMTVGERKITQLFVCDPGGRPVGLLHIHDLLRAGVS, encoded by the coding sequence ATGGACGCATTTCCCGCCCTTGGTGACGACGCGCGCCTGACCGCGGCGATGACCCGCACGCTCGAGCTCGAGATCGCGGGGCTCGAGGCGCTGAAAGCCGGGATCGGCGCGGACGCGCTCGCCGCGGTGCGCCTGATCGCGGGCCTGAAGGGGCGGCTGGTGCTCGCCGGGGTCGGCAAGTCCGGCCATGTCGCGCGCAAGATCGCCGCGACCTTCGCCTCGACCGGCACGCCGGCCCAGTATGTCCACCCGTCTGAAGCCAGCCATGGCGATCTGGGCATGATCACGCCCGACGACGCGGTGCTGGCGCTGTCCAATTCCGGAGAGACGCGCGAGCTCGGCGATCTCATCGCCTATTGCCGCCGCTTCGGCGTGCCGCTCCTGGCGATGACGTCGGGCGCGGAGTCGACGCTCGCCCGCGGCGCCGATCAGGTTCTGCTGGTGCCCAAGGCGGCCGAGGCTTGCGGAGAGACCCGGGCGCCGACGACCTCGACCACGATGATGCTCGCTTTCGGCGACGCTCTGGCGGTCGCGCTGATCGAAGCGCGCGGGTTCACCGCCTCCGATTTCGCCCGCTTTCATCCCGGCGGCGCGCTCGGCTCCGCGCTCGCGCGCGCCGAAGACCTGATGCACGCCGGCGAGGACATGCCTCTGGTGCGCACCGGAACCGGCATGGGCGCCGCGCTCATCGAGATGAGCGGCAAGGGGTTCGGTTGCGTCGGCGTGGTCGGCGAGGACGGAACGCTGGCGGGCATGATCACCGACGGCGATCTGAGACGGCGCATGGCGCCCGACCTCGTCGAGACCGCGGTCGAGCATGTGATGACGGCCGGACCGGCGACGATCACGCCCGACACTCTCGCCTCGGACGCCTTGCGGCGGATGACCGTCGGGGAACGGAAAATCACCCAGTTGTTCGTATGTGACCCAGGCGGCCGTCCGGTCGGCCTGCTGCATATTCACGATCTTCTGCGCGCAGGCGTAAGCTGA
- a CDS encoding phosphomannomutase/phosphoglucomutase, with protein MRSDLKPNTFEFETEAQVAPTGFREYDARWWFGHPGSDKPPQINLYGVQALGLGLGTLLHELGKAPKIVTGHDFRGYSLGVKQALQVGLMQAGIEVHDIGLALSPTAYFAQFHLGVESVAMVTASHNNNGWTGVKMGVERPLTFGPDEMSRLKDIVLNDLGVARSGGGYVRQPGVTEAYKADVAEGASIKRKLKVVCACGNGTAGAFAPDVLRAMGVEVVEMDCELDHTFPRYNPNPEDMKMLHAVAETVRETGADCGLAFDGDGDRCGVVDETGAEIFADKVGLMLARDLSGEHPGVKFVVDVKSTGLFKTDPVLAQNGASTEYWKTGHSYIKRRSNEIGALAGFEKSGHFFMQPPIGRGYDDALVSARAILEMLDRNPDKSLSDLRAALPVSYGSPTMSPSCADEVKYEVVDRIKARFEAMRDAGETVAGRKIVDLITVNGVRFVLDDGAWGLVRASSNSPNLVIVVESLTSDEDMRTIFSVIRGELARHEEIGEFDQSL; from the coding sequence ATGAGGTCGGATCTCAAGCCGAACACGTTCGAATTCGAGACCGAGGCGCAGGTCGCGCCGACCGGTTTTCGCGAGTACGACGCGCGCTGGTGGTTCGGCCATCCGGGTTCTGACAAGCCGCCGCAGATCAATCTTTACGGCGTGCAGGCGCTGGGCCTGGGGCTCGGCACGTTGCTGCACGAGCTCGGCAAGGCGCCGAAAATCGTCACCGGCCATGATTTCCGCGGCTATTCGCTCGGCGTGAAGCAGGCGCTGCAGGTCGGTCTGATGCAGGCCGGGATCGAGGTGCACGATATCGGTCTGGCGCTTTCTCCCACGGCCTATTTCGCCCAGTTCCACCTTGGTGTGGAAAGCGTGGCCATGGTCACCGCCAGCCACAACAATAACGGCTGGACCGGGGTGAAGATGGGGGTGGAGCGCCCGCTGACTTTCGGGCCCGACGAGATGAGCCGGCTGAAAGACATCGTGCTCAACGATCTCGGCGTCGCCCGCTCCGGCGGCGGCTATGTCCGCCAGCCTGGCGTCACCGAAGCCTACAAGGCCGACGTCGCCGAGGGCGCCTCGATCAAGCGCAAGCTCAAGGTGGTCTGCGCCTGCGGCAACGGCACGGCGGGGGCCTTCGCGCCGGACGTGCTGCGCGCCATGGGCGTCGAAGTGGTCGAGATGGATTGCGAACTCGACCACACCTTCCCCCGCTATAATCCGAACCCGGAAGACATGAAGATGCTGCACGCGGTCGCCGAGACCGTGCGCGAGACCGGCGCGGATTGCGGCCTCGCCTTCGACGGGGACGGCGATCGCTGCGGCGTGGTCGACGAGACCGGCGCGGAAATTTTCGCCGACAAGGTCGGTCTGATGCTGGCGCGCGATCTGTCCGGCGAGCATCCGGGCGTGAAATTCGTCGTCGACGTGAAATCCACGGGGTTGTTCAAGACCGATCCGGTGCTGGCGCAGAACGGGGCGAGCACGGAGTACTGGAAGACCGGCCACTCCTACATCAAGCGGCGCTCCAACGAGATCGGCGCGCTGGCCGGGTTCGAGAAGTCGGGCCATTTCTTCATGCAGCCGCCGATCGGGCGCGGCTATGACGACGCGCTGGTCAGCGCGCGGGCGATCCTCGAGATGCTCGACCGCAACCCGGACAAATCCCTGTCGGACCTGCGCGCGGCCCTGCCGGTCAGCTACGGCTCGCCGACCATGTCGCCGAGCTGCGCGGACGAGGTGAAGTACGAGGTGGTCGACCGGATCAAAGCGCGCTTCGAAGCGATGCGTGACGCCGGTGAGACGGTCGCAGGCCGCAAAATCGTCGATCTGATCACCGTGAACGGCGTGCGCTTCGTGCTCGACGACGGGGCCTGGGGGCTGGTGCGCGCCTCCTCGAACTCGCCCAACCTCGTGATCGTGGTCGAAAGCCTGACAAGCGATGAGGACATGCGCACAATTTTCAGTGTCATTCGAGGCGAACTCGCGCGACACGAGGAAATCGGCGAATTCGATCAATCTCTCTGA